In a single window of the Cucurbita pepo subsp. pepo cultivar mu-cu-16 chromosome LG18, ASM280686v2, whole genome shotgun sequence genome:
- the LOC111780124 gene encoding protein LIKE COV 1-like isoform X1: MADEKAAIAIASRDRERDLQLLIPVAGSPNDVAASCKPSSSSSSSQQTGRETFYRVFRSWASKKFMTGCVILFPIAITFYITWWFIHFVDGFFSPIYAKLGINIFGLGFATSVSFIFLVGVFMSSWLGASVLALGEWFIKRMPFVRHIYNASKQISSAISPDQNTKAFKEVAIIRHPRIGEYAFGFITSTVTLQVRYXGEEELCCVYVPTNHLYIGDVFLVNSQDVIRPNLSVREGIEIVVSGGMSMPQILSILDSDIRPIDARRLTRS, encoded by the exons ATGGCCGACGAAAAAGCGGCGATTGCGATCGCCAGCAGAGATAGAGAGCGAGATCTACAGCTTCTAATTCCCGTTGCCGGCTCGCCAAATGACGTTGCTGCCTCTTGTAAGCCGTCATCCTCTTCATCGTCCTCGCAGCAGACTGGACGCGAG ACATTTTACAGAGTTTTTAGGAGCTGGGCCTCAAAAAAGTTCATGACCGGATG TGTCATTCTATTTCCAATTGCAATAACTTTCTATATAACGTGGTGGTTTATTCACTTTGTGGATGGATTTTTTTCTCCGATCTATGCAAAACTTGGAATTAATATCTTTG GTCTTGGATTTGCAACATCTGTATCGTTCATCTTCCTTGTTGGGGTGTTCATGTCATCATGGTTGGGTGCTTCTGTTTTGGCTCTTGGAGAGTGGTTCATCAAGCGCATGCCATTTGTTCGTCATATTTACAATGCTTCTAAGCAGATTAGTTCTGCTATTTCACCAG ATCAAAATACCAAAGCCTTCAAGGAAGTTGCCATCATTAGGCACCCTCGTATTGGTGAATATGCATTTGGGTTCATTACTTCAACTGTCACTCTCCAGGTACGTTATT NTGGAGAGGAGGAGCTGTGTTGTGTGTACGTTCCCACCAATCATCTTTATATCGGTGATGTTTTCTTAGTCAACTCTCAGGATGTTATTAGACCAAATTTATCAGTTCGGGAGGGAATCG AAATCGTCGTGTCTGGAGGCATGTCGATGCCACAGATACTATCCATACTGGATTCAGATATCCGGCCAATTGATGCTAGAAGACTGACTAGAAGCTGA
- the LOC111780124 gene encoding protein CONTINUOUS VASCULAR RING 1-like isoform X2 — protein sequence MTLLPLVSRHPLHRPRSRLDASVILFPIAITFYITWWFIHFVDGFFSPIYAKLGINIFGLGFATSVSFIFLVGVFMSSWLGASVLALGEWFIKRMPFVRHIYNASKQISSAISPDQNTKAFKEVAIIRHPRIGEYAFGFITSTVTLQVRYXGEEELCCVYVPTNHLYIGDVFLVNSQDVIRPNLSVREGIEIVVSGGMSMPQILSILDSDIRPIDARRLTRS from the exons ATGACGTTGCTGCCTCTTGTAAGCCGTCATCCTCTTCATCGTCCTCGCAGCAGACTGGACGCGAG TGTCATTCTATTTCCAATTGCAATAACTTTCTATATAACGTGGTGGTTTATTCACTTTGTGGATGGATTTTTTTCTCCGATCTATGCAAAACTTGGAATTAATATCTTTG GTCTTGGATTTGCAACATCTGTATCGTTCATCTTCCTTGTTGGGGTGTTCATGTCATCATGGTTGGGTGCTTCTGTTTTGGCTCTTGGAGAGTGGTTCATCAAGCGCATGCCATTTGTTCGTCATATTTACAATGCTTCTAAGCAGATTAGTTCTGCTATTTCACCAG ATCAAAATACCAAAGCCTTCAAGGAAGTTGCCATCATTAGGCACCCTCGTATTGGTGAATATGCATTTGGGTTCATTACTTCAACTGTCACTCTCCAGGTACGTTATT NTGGAGAGGAGGAGCTGTGTTGTGTGTACGTTCCCACCAATCATCTTTATATCGGTGATGTTTTCTTAGTCAACTCTCAGGATGTTATTAGACCAAATTTATCAGTTCGGGAGGGAATCG AAATCGTCGTGTCTGGAGGCATGTCGATGCCACAGATACTATCCATACTGGATTCAGATATCCGGCCAATTGATGCTAGAAGACTGACTAGAAGCTGA
- the LOC111780737 gene encoding protein NRT1/ PTR FAMILY 1.2-like yields the protein MEKEPSEKMETTQKEAGKKGGLRTMPFIMANEIFEKISSFGLHTNMIFYLTNEYHLDSAKGAIVLFLWSALTNFLPIVGAFLSDSYLGRFRVIAMGTLVTLLGMVVLWLTAIFPKARPPHCKSPGEFCVSANFAQLMLLYFAFLLMSIGAGGIRPCSLAFGADQLEKPGNPKNERTMQSFFNWYYATVGVSVTISVLFMVYLQNAAGWVVGYGVPVGLMLFSTVMFFLGSSLYVKLMANKSLLRSLAQVIVAAWKNRHLELPPQTSDKWFYHKGSKLVNPTPKLRFLNKACMIRNKETDVDSNGMAKFPWRLSTIQRVEELKAVIRVLPIWSTGIVISATISQYTFSALQAITMDRQITPHFQFPAASFAVFTILTLTFWVAIYDQIIVRLLAKFTKRSNGLTFKQRMGIGLAISCLASAVSAEIERKRRNRAFHEGLANVPGAIVKMSAMWLVPQHCLAGLAEAFHAIGQIQFFYSQLPRSMASIAVALFSLGMGGGSLLAALIVSVVKKKTTKNGNAGWLSNNPNQGHYDYYYWVLALMGVANLFYYLICSWLYGDEKEIMEESRIWDDDKEAIEEDGTYHA from the exons ATGGAGAAGGAGCCTTCTGAGAAAATGGAAACCACCCAAAAGGAAGCAGGAAAAAAGGGTGGCCTCCGAACTATGCCTTTTATTATGG CAAACGAGATATTTGAGAAGATTTCAAGTTTTGGGCTTCATACAAACATGATATTCTACTTGACGAATGAGTATCACCTGGATAGTGCTAAAGGAGCCATCGTCTTGTTTCTGTGGTCTGCTCTGACAAACTTTTTGCCCATTGTTGGGGCTTTTCTCTCTGATTCTTACTTAGGTCGGTTTAGGGTCATCGCCATGGGGACGTTGGTTACACTTCTT GGAATGGTAGTTTTATGGTTAACAGCCATATTCCCAAAAGCAAGGCCTCCACACTGTAAATCACCTGGGGAATTTTGTGTATCAGCAAACTTTGCCCAGCTAATGCTTCTCTATTTTGCATTTCTTCTCATGTCAATCGGAGCCGGGGGAATTCGGCCGTGTTCCTTGGCGTTTGGTGCAGATCAACTAGAAAAGCCTGGCAACCCCAAAAACGAAAGGACTATGCAGAGCTTCTTCAACTGGTACTATGCTACGGTTGGGGTTTCAGTCACCATATCAGTGCTCTTTATGGTCTATCTCCAGAACGCCGCCGGTTGGGTGGTGGGTTATGGAGTTCCTGTTGGACTTATGCTGTTTTCCACCGTCATGTTCTTTCTTGGCTCTTCACTGTACGTTAAACTAATGGCAAATAAGAGCTTGCTTCGCAGTTTGGCTCAGGTAATCGTTGCTGCTTGGAAAAATAGGCACTTGGAGCTACCCCCACAAACTTCTGATAAATGGTTTTACCATAAAGGTTCAAAGCTTGTCAACCCAACGCCTAAATTGAG GTTTCTAAACAAGGCTTGCATgataagaaacaaagagacagACGTGGATTCTAATGGAATGGCCAAATTCCCATGGAGATTGAGCACGATTCAACGAGTTGAGGAACTAAAAGCAGTAATCAGAGTACTTCCCATTTGGTCCACTGGCATTGTAATCAGTGCCACCATTAGTCAATACACCTTCTCCGCTCTCCAAGCAATCACAATGGATAGACAAATAACACCCCACTTCCAATTCCCAGCAGCTTCCTTCGCCGTTTTCACAATCCTAACCCTCACATTCTGGGTTGCCATCTACGACCAAATCATCGTCCGTCTACTTGCAAAGTTCACCAAACGATCAAATGGGCTCACTTTCAAGCAGAGGATGGGCATCGGACTGGCAATCTCATGCTTGGCCTCCGCAGTTTCAGCAGAAATCGAGAGAAAACGAAGAAACAGAGCATTTCATGAAGGTCTAGCCAACGTACCGGGAGCAATCGTGAAGATGTCGGCGATGTGGCTGGTGCCACAGCACTGCCTTGCGGGGCTGGCCGAAGCCTTCCACGCGATTGGGCAGATTCAATTCTTCTACTCGCAGCTGCCGAGGAGCATGGCCAGCATCGCAGTAGCTCTGTTTTCGCTTGGAATGGGTGGAGGGAGCTTGCTCGCTGCCCTGATTGTGAGCGTGGTCAAGAAGAAAACGACGAAGAATGGGAACGCGGGATGGCTTTCGAATAATCCGAACCAGGGCCATTATGATTACTATTACTGGGTGCTGGCCTTGATGGGTGTGGCTAATTTGTTTTACTATTTGATTTGCAGTTGGTTGTATGGAGATGAGAAGGAGATAATGGAAGAGAGCAGGATTTGGGATGATGACAAGGAAGCCATTGAAGAGGATGGTACCTACCATGCTTAA
- the LOC111780111 gene encoding vacuolar-processing enzyme gamma-isozyme-like codes for MTTFATTPTTLLLIALLFFNSIIAKKQWVSHANADQPGKRWALLVAGSNGYDNYRHQADVCHAYQILRKGIPDENIIVFMYDDIAFDPDNPRPGIIINKPGGADVYQGVPKDYTGKDVNSVNFYAAILGNKSGVTGGSGKVIDSGPNDHIFIYYTDHGAAGMLGMPMGDYIYSNDLMDVLKRKHEAKSYKSMVIYVEACESGSMFEGLLPENMNIYATTASNATEDSWAAYCPGQSPTPHTGYDTCLGDLYSVAWMEDSDKHDSSKETLNQQYHTVRRRTSVDKVGYGSHVMLYGNESIGNNFLNTYFGNSSDDNNNESSVKSTHIISSLANGVSQRDASLLHYWYKFQNAPYGSREKMEASERLEDEILSRRHADNSINQIGELLFGEAKSSRVLNRIRGHGQSFVDDWNCFKKYVKIYEKHCKRMSRYGMKYTQALANICNAGITMDQMDQACLQTCVGST; via the exons ATGACAACTTTTGCTACAACTCCAACCACACTCCTCCTCATAGCTCTTCTGTTTTTCAACAGCATTATTGCTAAGAAACAGTGGGTCAGTCATGCCAATGCCGACCAACCCGGCAAGCGATGGGCGCTCCTCGTTGCTGGCTCTAATGGTTATGACAATTACCGACATCAG GCGGATGTATGTCATGCATATCAAATACTGAGGAAGGGTATCCCTGATGAGAACATAATCGTTTTCATGTATGACGATATTGCGTTTGATCCAGACAATCCAAGGCCAGGAATCATTATCAACAAACCAGGTGGGGCTGATGTTTACCAAGGAGTTCCCAAGGACTATACAGGAAAGGATGTGAATTCAGTCAACTTTTATGCTGCCATTTTGGGGAACAAATCTGGTGTCACTGGAGGAAGTGGTAAGGTTATTGATAGTGGGCCTAATGATCATATTTTCATCTACTACACTGACCATGGTGCTGCTGGAATGCTCG GAATGCCCATGGGTGACTATATTTACTCCAACGATCTAATGGACGTGCTGAAAAGGAAACATGAAGCCAAAAGTTACAAAAGCATGGTAATATATGTGGAGGCATGCGAGTCCGGGAGTATGTTCGAAGGATTGCTTCCAGAAAACATGAATATATATGCAACAACGGCATCAAATGCAACAGAGGATAGCTGGGCTGCATATTGTCCTGGACAGTCTCCTACTCCTCATACAGGCTATGATACTTGTCTCGGAGATTTGTACAGCGTCGCTTGGATGGAAGACAG TGACAAGCATGATTCGAGCAAGGAAACTCTGAATCAACAATATCATACG GTTCGAAGAAGAACTTCGGTTGATAAAGTTGGGTACGGATCTCATGTAATGTTGTATGGAAATGAAAGCATTGGAAACAATTTCCTCAACACCTATTTTGGTAATTCCTCTGATGACAACAACAATGAATCCTCTGTTAAGAGTACTCATATCATTTCTTCACTAGCAAATGGGGTAAGCCAGCGTGATGCTAGCCTCCTTCATTACTGGTACAAG TTTCAAAATGCCCCATATGGGTCTAGAGAAAAGATGGAGGCTAGCGAGCGGCTAGAGGATGAAATTCTGAGTAGAAGGCATGCTGACAACAGTATAAATCAAATTGGTGAGCTTTTGTTTGGAGAAGCAAAGAGCTCACGAGTGCTTAACCGTATTAGGGGACATGGACAATCCTTCGTTGATGATTGGAACTGCTTTAAGAAATAT GTTAAAATCTATGAGAAACATTGCAAAAGAATGTCAAGATATGGGATGAAATACACTCAAGCTCTAGCTAATATATGCAATGCTGGGATTACAATGGACCAAATGGATCAGGCTTGTCTCCAAACTTGCGTTGGTAGCACCTGA